The Gossypium hirsutum isolate 1008001.06 chromosome D06, Gossypium_hirsutum_v2.1, whole genome shotgun sequence genome contains the following window.
TATAGTGCAAGGGTCAATTTATGAAAGTCCATTAACTTATGCACAGAGGACGCCCTCGCTGGCTTGGCCATGACGGCTACTCAGTTACAATTTGcaagtaatttttattattttttaacaaaacgaCAAGTCGTTTTGAGTTGCGGTTCCTATTATCAACTGAATGCTGTTCTAGTAAATTTTTTCTCAGGAAACAAACACTGCTTTTTCCCCCGCCATCTCTACCCCTTTACGCAGCCCTCCCTCTCACTATATAGTGTGAAAGAAAGCTCAATGAACTCACCAAATGAAACCCCTGATCAATTCTCCCAATTCCCCCTTCCCCATTTCACTCTCACTCCACCTTTaccaaaccctaaccctaatttccCTCCAACCCCAAACTCAACTCCAACACTAACCCCAGTCCTCGATTCTAACACCAATGCTACACCTTCTCTCGATGATCAACTTCTACCCTTCCCAGTTCCCAAAAAACGACGACGCGGCAGGCCCCGACGCACTGCCTCAACGTCATCGTTTCAACTCCTTACCTTCCCCAACGATTCATTCAACCCCAATGTTCCATACTCTGACCCTAACCCTTATTCGATTCCCTCATCAGTAGCGGCGTCGACACAAACTTCACAACCCAAAATTGCTGACGAGATCATTGTTATCAATAAAGAATCGACGGCTGAGGCTCTCACCGCTCTTTCCGCTGGATTCCCTGCTGATTCTCTCACTGAGGAAGAAATTGACTTCGGCGTAGTTTCCTCTGTTGGTGGCATCGAGCAGGTAAATTACATTCTTATTCGAAATCACATTATTGCGAAATGGCGTGAAAATATATTCAATTGGGTGACTAAAGAAATGTTTGTTGATTCTATACCACAACATTGTCGTACGCTCTTAGATTCTGCTTATGATTATTTGGTTACTCATGGATATATAAATTTTGGGGTTGCCCCAGCAATCAAGGACAAAATTCCTGTCGGTCTTAGTAAAGGTAATGTGGTTATCATTGGTGCTGGATTGGCGGGGCTGGCTGCGGCTAGACAGCTAATGAGGTTCGGATTTAAGGTGACGGTTTTGGAAGGGAGGAAGAGAGCAGGTGGGAGGGTTTATACAAAGAAGATGGAAGGAGGGAATAGGGTGAGTGCAGCTGCGGATTTAGGTGGGAGTGTATTAACAGGTACATTGGGGAATCCATTAGGGATCATGGCAAAACAATTGGGTGCTTCGCTTTTTAAGGTGAGGGATAAGTGTCCACTTTATCGGATGGATGGGAGTCCGGTGGATCCAGATATGGATATGAAGGTGGAGACGGCTTTTAATCGGCTTTTGGATAAGGCTAGTAAGCTTAGGCAGTTAATGGGGGAGGTTTCCATGGATGTTTCACTTGGGGCAGCATTAGAGACGTTTAGACAGGTTTATAGAGATGCAGTAACTGAAGAGGAGATTAATCTGTTCAATTGGCATCTTGCAAATTTAGAATATGCAAATGCAGGATTGGTTTCAAAGCTTTCACTTGCATTTTGGGACCAAGATGATCCATATGACATGGGAGGGGATCATTGTTTCTTGCCTGGAGGGAATGGAAGGTTGATTCAGGCTCTAGCAGAGAATGTGCCTATTTTATATGAGAAGACTGTGCATACTATTAGGTATGGAAGTGATGGAGTGCAGGTTACGGCAGGAAATCAGGTGTTTGAAGGTGATATGGCACTATGTACTGTTCCTCTTGGAGTTTTAAAGAGTGGGTCAATAAAGTTTGTTCCTGAGTTGCCTCAGAGGAAACTTGATGGGATAAAGAGGTTGGGATTTGGGTTGTTGAATAAGGTCGCTATGCTTTTCCCTTATGTATTTTGGGGTACAGATCTTGATACCTTTGGGCATCTTACTGAAGATCCAAGTCGCCGAGGGgagttttttctattttatagctATGCAACAGTTGCTGGTGGTCCTCTCTTGCTTGCTTTAGTAGCAGGAGAAGCTGCACATAGGTTTGAGACTCTGCCTCCTACAGATGCAGTAACCCAAGTTCTCCAAATTCTCAAGGGTAATCAATTTTGATTTCATGTGTTGAATAATTTATTTGTTGCAGCTTCTTTTTTTCCTGTAAGCTTGAAATATATCCTGTAGTCTGAAATACCGAAAGACAGTCATTAGCTGCAAAACGTATATTAATGTTGCGATGCATTCTTAGCTTCTTTATGTACTGGTTGCTCATATGGCTTAAATTCATGGCAGCTTCTTTGAATATTTGAATAACCCCTAGCACTTtgtcatttattttatttgaatgtgCTACAAAGGAAGCATTAACATTTGAtacatttttaaaagaaattttatatgtCTTGGTTGCTTGTGTGGTTCATTTTAATTGCAATATGCAACTTTCTTGGGTTTCTCATTGTCTTATGTGCATATTCTACAAAGAAAGGGCGAAGTCTCCTGTGGATTTGAACCAGCACCGATTGTATCTTGTGTCCAAAAATTTAATTGTTCTCGGTTATGTGAGTATTCTGAGACTCTGTTTAATTGTCTGCAGGTATATATGAACCGCAAGGAATCACTGTCCCTGAACCCCTCCAAACCGTCTGTACTAGATGGGGTGGTGATCCCTTTAGCCTAGGTTCATACTCTAATGTTGCTGTGGGAGCATCTGGAGATGACTATGATATATTAGCAGAAAGTGTTGGGGATGGAAGACTTTTCTTTGCTGGGGAGGCCACTACACGTCGATACCCTGCCACCATGCATGGAGCTTTTCTTACTGGGCTCAGGGAAGCTGCAAATATGGCTCAATATGCCAACGCTCGGACTGCAAAGAAAAAGATAGACAGGAGTCCTTCAAATAATGTTCATTCTTGTGCTTCCCTCCTTATGGATTTGTTCAGAGAACCTGATTTGGAATTCGGGAACTTTTCTGTTATTTTTGGTCGAAAGAATGCTGATCCAAAGTCACCAGCAGTTTTGAGGATAACATTCAGTGAGCCCCGAAAGAAGAATCAGGAAGGTTCAAAGACAGATCAGCAACATTCTAATAAGGTGCTTTTTCAGCAGCTACAGTCACATTTTAATCAGCAACAACAGCTACATGTTTACACATTGTTATCTAAGCAACAGGCACTTGAGCTGAGAGAAGTGAGAGGTGGTGATGAGATGAGGTTGAACTACCTCTGTGAAAATCTGGGAATTAAGCTGGTGGGACGGAAGGGTTTGGGACCTAATGCTGATTCTGTCATTGCATCTATAAAAGCACAGAGGGGTGTCCGGAAACCCTCAACAACTCCTGTGGTTCTAAAATCTGGTGAGAATCATTGTTTATTCTTGATTTATATTTGTCTCCAAAATATAAGAGCTTGAAATAACATTTATGTGGTTTTGGTAAAGGGGCATCGAAGATGAAACCAGGCACTTTAAAGAAAAAATTCATTAGGTAAGAGCCGAATTTTCAATTCTTTCTTCATATGCTCATTAAAGATCTCTGTATGATCAAATGAAGGACTATTACCTGATCCCCTCTGTTCTccatttgttgttattattttcacAGGAGGGCTAAAATAGTCCGCAACACTAAAGGGTTGATTCCAGCTCTGGTTCCGAATGCAGCAAATGGCAATATGCCAGAGGAAATGAAAGTGATAAAGCTGGCTCCTCCTGACTCCTCTGCTTCGGGTATGTCTGAAGGCTTCTAGTTTCCTTATTAGTCTCGTCTTCTGTGGTACATTTCTATTCCATGCAGTTAATTGTTCTCgttaaattttctttctttttgttgctATTTCGTTGTCAAATCTCTTGATTGTTCAATTTGTGCCTTTGTTCCACCTTTCTGTAATTCACATGGTGTGTGTTTTTCTCTTTATGAAAGTTGTTGGGGAAATTTGCACGTGTTTATTCTTGATTTGATTGTGATGACAAAACCAAGATGGTAAGCTTGATCCGAATATACTTATATCATCAGTCTGTCAATGTAGAATGGGTAAATATTTTCAAATGGGAAATCTGAATATAAGAAAGTTCCATTTTGTTAGGGCAAAACCAAGGTGAGATGTTGAAGCAATGAGCTGGGTATGTCGGTTGTCCTTTTCTGAAGATCTTGAGAGTTCTTGGTCAGTGACATTGCCTAAGCCTGACTATTCTGCtgtccccccccccccaaaaaaaaaaatgcaTAGAGCTTGCATTATTGCTGTTCCCATCATTTGGTTAAACTCTCAGCTCAATCGGTTTTACTGTGAAGTTGTCTTTTCCACTTGGCCTATATCCTCAAAGGTTATAAATGCTACAGTTAGCTATACATCAAGCGAGAACCTGTTTTTGGCAATGGTTGGGATGCATTTATCGAGTGTCAAGTTCCCCATCAAAGTCATCTCTGCCACCTTCTGCAGCCCCAACTTGACTTCAGAATCACTTCTCCGTAACATTATCAACAAAGCTTGTGATCACAGTTTGGCTATGATGACAAACTGTTTAATATTCATGAAGCCTGTTGCTACCAGATCGGAGGGAGAAATGTTCTGCTGTGGCTGAGGATTTCCAGTAAGATGCAGTGTGAGAAAAAGAACAGGCAATGGTTCTTTTATAGAGTTCACGATTGACCTCACCCCATCAAACAAACTGAGAAAATCGACCTAATATCGCGATTTACAAGAATGGGTGCTGCTTACTATACCCTCAAGGCTAGAATTCTAGGATCTCTGATCAACGATGACTTGTAAGAGTTAAAATTACATTGGCCTCAACGTTACTTGGATTTggatggaatattgatgtgttTTAACACGGTATGTTCAACTGCTGCTTACTATACCCTCAAGGCTGGAATTCTAGGATCTCTGATCAACGGTGACTTCTAAGAGTTAAAATTACATCAGCCTCAACGTTACTCGGATTTggatggaatattgatgtgttTTAACACGGTATGTTcaattttcttaaatatttacTTGCATTTGGGCAAATATCTATTTATGTATATCTTCTAGTCAATACCTAATTGAACATCAGGAGGTGTAGGAAGTTTTGGGCAAATATGAGTAAAGAATGATGTACATGAATGTTGAATATTGAGAGATTTTATTTTAAGTTCAACTTCactataaatatttttcttttatttgtgttGGCTTTTAATTCCTTATGTATGTTCTGTTTCA
Protein-coding sequences here:
- the LOC107942507 gene encoding protein FLOWERINGUS D isoform X3 translates to MNSPNETPDQFSQFPLPHFTLTPPLPNPNPNFPPTPNSTPTLTPVLDSNTNATPSLDDQLLPFPVPKKRRRGRPRRTASTSSFQLLTFPNDSFNPNVPYSDPNPYSIPSSVAASTQTSQPKIADEIIVINKESTAEALTALSAGFPADSLTEEEIDFGVVSSVGGIEQVNYILIRNHIIAKWRENIFNWVTKEMFVDSIPQHCRTLLDSAYDYLVTHGYINFGVAPAIKDKIPVGLSKGNVVIIGAGLAGLAAARQLMRFGFKVTVLEGRKRAGGRVYTKKMEGGNRVSAAADLGGSVLTGTLGNPLGIMAKQLGASLFKVRDKCPLYRMDGSPVDPDMDMKVETAFNRLLDKASKLRQLMGEVSMDVSLGAALETFRQVYRDAVTEEEINLFNWHLANLEYANAGLVSKLSLAFWDQDDPYDMGGDHCFLPGGNGRLIQALAENVPILYEKTVHTIRYGSDGVQVTAGNQVFEGDMALCTVPLGVLKSGSIKFVPELPQRKLDGIKRLGFGLLNKVAMLFPYVFWGTDLDTFGHLTEDPSRRGEFFLFYSYATVAGGPLLLALVAGEAAHRFETLPPTDAVTQVLQILKGIYEPQGITVPEPLQTVCTRWGGDPFSLGSYSNVAVGASGDDYDILAESVGDGRLFFAGEATTRRYPATMHGAFLTGLREAANMAQYANARTAKKKIDRSPSNNVHSCASLLMDLFREPDLEFGNFSVIFGRKNADPKSPAVLRITFSEPRKKNQEGSKTDQQHSNKALELREVRGGDEMRLNYLCENLGIKLVGRKGLGPNADSVIASIKAQRGVRKPSTTPVVLKSGASKMKPGTLKKKFIRRAKIVRNTKGLIPALVPNAANGNMPEEMKVIKLAPPDSSASVVGEICTCLFLI
- the LOC107942507 gene encoding protein FLOWERINGUS D isoform X2 — its product is MNSPNETPDQFSQFPLPHFTLTPPLPNPNPNFPPTPNSTPTLTPVLDSNTNATPSLDDQLLPFPVPKKRRRGRPRRTASTSSFQLLTFPNDSFNPNVPYSDPNPYSIPSSVAASTQTSQPKIADEIIVINKESTAEALTALSAGFPADSLTEEEIDFGVVSSVGGIEQVNYILIRNHIIAKWRENIFNWVTKEMFVDSIPQHCRTLLDSAYDYLVTHGYINFGVAPAIKDKIPVGLSKGNVVIIGAGLAGLAAARQLMRFGFKVTVLEGRKRAGGRVYTKKMEGGNRVSAAADLGGSVLTGTLGNPLGIMAKQLGASLFKVRDKCPLYRMDGSPVDPDMDMKVETAFNRLLDKASKLRQLMGEVSMDVSLGAALETFRQVYRDAVTEEEINLFNWHLANLEYANAGLVSKLSLAFWDQDDPYDMGGDHCFLPGGNGRLIQALAENVPILYEKTVHTIRYGSDGVQVTAGNQVFEGDMALCTVPLGVLKSGSIKFVPELPQRKLDGIKRLGFGLLNKVAMLFPYVFWGTDLDTFGHLTEDPSRRGEFFLFYSYATVAGGPLLLALVAGEAAHRFETLPPTDAVTQVLQILKGIYEPQGITVPEPLQTVCTRWGGDPFSLGSYSNVAVGASGDDYDILAESVGDGRLFFAGEATTRRYPATMHGAFLTGLREAANMAQYANARTAKKKIDRSPSNNVHSCASLLMDLFREPDLEFGNFSVIFGRKNADPKSPAVLRITFSEPRKKNQEGSKTDQQHSNKVLFQQLQSHFNQQQQLHVYTLLSKQQALELREVRGGDEMRLNYLCENLGIKLVGRKGLGPNADSVIASIKAQRGVRKPSTTPVVLKSGASKMKPGTLKKKFIRRAKIVRNTKGLIPALVPNAANGNMPEEMKVIKLAPPDSSASGQNQGEMLKQ
- the LOC107942507 gene encoding protein FLOWERINGUS D isoform X4, producing MNSPNETPDQFSQFPLPHFTLTPPLPNPNPNFPPTPNSTPTLTPVLDSNTNATPSLDDQLLPFPVPKKRRRGRPRRTASTSSFQLLTFPNDSFNPNVPYSDPNPYSIPSSVAASTQTSQPKIADEIIVINKESTAEALTALSAGFPADSLTEEEIDFGVVSSVGGIEQVNYILIRNHIIAKWRENIFNWVTKEMFVDSIPQHCRTLLDSAYDYLVTHGYINFGVAPAIKDKIPVGLSKGNVVIIGAGLAGLAAARQLMRFGFKVTVLEGRKRAGGRVYTKKMEGGNRVSAAADLGGSVLTGTLGNPLGIMAKQLGASLFKVRDKCPLYRMDGSPVDPDMDMKVETAFNRLLDKASKLRQLMGEVSMDVSLGAALETFRQVYRDAVTEEEINLFNWHLANLEYANAGLVSKLSLAFWDQDDPYDMGGDHCFLPGGNGRLIQALAENVPILYEKTVHTIRYGSDGVQVTAGNQVFEGDMALCTVPLGVLKSGSIKFVPELPQRKLDGIKRLGFGLLNKVAMLFPYVFWGTDLDTFGHLTEDPSRRGEFFLFYSYATVAGGPLLLALVAGEAAHRFETLPPTDAVTQVLQILKGIYEPQGITVPEPLQTVCTRWGGDPFSLGSYSNVAVGASGDDYDILAESVGDGRLFFAGEATTRRYPATMHGAFLTGLREAANMAQYANARTAKKKIDRSPSNNVHSCASLLMDLFREPDLEFGNFSVIFGRKNADPKSPAVLRITFSEPRKKNQEGSKTDQQHSNKALELREVRGGDEMRLNYLCENLGIKLVGRKGLGPNADSVIASIKAQRGVRKPSTTPVVLKSGASKMKPGTLKKKFIRRAKIVRNTKGLIPALVPNAANGNMPEEMKVIKLAPPDSSASGQNQGEMLKQ
- the LOC107942507 gene encoding protein FLOWERINGUS D isoform X1, giving the protein MNSPNETPDQFSQFPLPHFTLTPPLPNPNPNFPPTPNSTPTLTPVLDSNTNATPSLDDQLLPFPVPKKRRRGRPRRTASTSSFQLLTFPNDSFNPNVPYSDPNPYSIPSSVAASTQTSQPKIADEIIVINKESTAEALTALSAGFPADSLTEEEIDFGVVSSVGGIEQVNYILIRNHIIAKWRENIFNWVTKEMFVDSIPQHCRTLLDSAYDYLVTHGYINFGVAPAIKDKIPVGLSKGNVVIIGAGLAGLAAARQLMRFGFKVTVLEGRKRAGGRVYTKKMEGGNRVSAAADLGGSVLTGTLGNPLGIMAKQLGASLFKVRDKCPLYRMDGSPVDPDMDMKVETAFNRLLDKASKLRQLMGEVSMDVSLGAALETFRQVYRDAVTEEEINLFNWHLANLEYANAGLVSKLSLAFWDQDDPYDMGGDHCFLPGGNGRLIQALAENVPILYEKTVHTIRYGSDGVQVTAGNQVFEGDMALCTVPLGVLKSGSIKFVPELPQRKLDGIKRLGFGLLNKVAMLFPYVFWGTDLDTFGHLTEDPSRRGEFFLFYSYATVAGGPLLLALVAGEAAHRFETLPPTDAVTQVLQILKGIYEPQGITVPEPLQTVCTRWGGDPFSLGSYSNVAVGASGDDYDILAESVGDGRLFFAGEATTRRYPATMHGAFLTGLREAANMAQYANARTAKKKIDRSPSNNVHSCASLLMDLFREPDLEFGNFSVIFGRKNADPKSPAVLRITFSEPRKKNQEGSKTDQQHSNKVLFQQLQSHFNQQQQLHVYTLLSKQQALELREVRGGDEMRLNYLCENLGIKLVGRKGLGPNADSVIASIKAQRGVRKPSTTPVVLKSGASKMKPGTLKKKFIRRAKIVRNTKGLIPALVPNAANGNMPEEMKVIKLAPPDSSASVVGEICTCLFLI